AATGGTTTATCAAAAAACTTGATTTCCTTGTTTTCCATCCTTATATGAAATAAACTCTCTACTTTTGCAAGAGGATTCCTTTTAATATGTTCACATAAAGCCAGATCATTAAGTCCTAATTCAGTATTAATCAATAGAGTAATCAACTGTCCTGCTCCTGCAAGATGCACAGATTTTACTAGTCCATTTTCATCTAATATAGCTGCATCTGTTGAACCTCCGCCAAGATCAAGAATAGCTAAAGGTAATTCAGTACCGGGAGTAGTCCATGCACCTAATGATGCCATAACAGCTTCAACACCAGCTATCTTAACGTATACACCTGTTTCATCCTGTAATCTACGAGCTATCTTTTCCATAGGCAGATGTTCTGTCTTAACCATAGCCGCAATCCCTACAGCATTTTCCATAGAAACTTCTCCAGCCAAAGCACCTTTGACATCTACTGGAATCAACGTATCCACCGCTAGAATATCCTGTATCTTAACAGTACCTTCTTGACCTGTTAACTCATGCATATTCTTCTTGATTCCATCTATCATAATTCCTATATTAGTACCTGATTCTCCATCTATATCAACAATTGGTGCCGCCTTATTACAAGACTTCATTATCTCATCAGCACCTAAATCCACTTTGACTTTTTCTTCTGATTCCTCACCATGTATAGTCAACTCACCAGCTTTTATAGATTGCTCCTTTACAGACCCTTTCGGTGTTCTAATAAAAATAGCTGACCTGCTTCCAACAAAGCTCTTGGCAATAGGAACAACATGTCTCGTTTCTTCAGCACTTAACTGAAATATTGAAGCTATACCATAAGGATTGGATAAACTAGTAATGGTATGTCCCTCAGGTGCCACCTCCACAGCGGCTTTCATACCTATCTCAATCTTATCAATGTACTTTACTTCATCCACTATTGGAATCTTCTTATTCAATCTATTATAAATAAGTACCGCTTCATCTTCCTGAACTACAACTGCACTTATTTCATAAACTTCCATCAATCTATTTATCTTCTCAGCCGCCTGCTCATACCCCATATCATTTGATATCAAACATATATATGACCTATTATGTGGCAACTTATCAATCTCTTCCACAGGATAAATATACCCTGTTCCTATCCCTGCACCTGCTGGTGTATCAGGATTATGACCTATCATAGTTGACTCTGTGATAATTGTTTCTGTAATTGTTTCCATAGCAGTATCGCCGATAACTGGAGCCGCTTCATTAATTCTTATAACTGACAGGTCACCCATCTTTTTATGCACCCTATCCATAGCTATAACCAAAGCATTCTTAATTCCCTCCACATTACTAGGAGTGCCCTTAGTACCTGTAGTCTCTACATTAGCACTAGCTAAGAACTTAAGCATCCCTCTATCATTTATCAAACCAATACACACTTCAGTAGTTGAATTACCAATATCAACCCCCGCAATATACTTCATCAAAATCACCTATTCATTAATGTTATTAATGTTAATATATTTCTCATAAAGCTTCTTCTTGCAATACCGACGAAGGGTAAAGTGTTACAATCACGCAGACCGATTGCTTCCCAGAGTAAGGCAAGTGATTGTAACACTTTACCCTGACCCTTATCCATGAATCCATCTAACCTTTTTTCAATATCCCTCTACGCTCATAAACCTTAACCGCATCCCTAATAAAATCAGCACACATCACAGCCGAATATTTATTTTCCAGAGTATTTGCATAGTCTAACAATTCATTTTTCGTAGCCCTATTAGGTCTTAACTTATCATATATTTCAAGTATCAACTCATCCTCAACCTTAGTCAGCTCACTGGCTCTATTGAAGTTCTGCTGAAGTTGTTTTTTCCCGGAACTATAAGCTATTTCACCTTGCATCTTCAAGGTTTCTTTAGATATCTTTATATCTTCTGGTGTAACAGTCCCATCTAGAACACTTTCCATATTGATACTATCCAATTTTTTACCTGTATAACTTCTTACTTTATCCTTAGGCAAGGGGTATTTTACCATGACTTTCATTCCTTTCCCCATCACAGAACTTTTAGATCAACCCAATATCCACTGAGTTTTTAGCAGTTACTACAAATTCAGTTTCTCTAGTATGCATTAATGCCGCTTTTACCTGATACTTTGCACGTACAGTAAAATCATTCTTACTTTCAATAGGTTTGACCTGTACTCCTTTTGCATATCTTGCAGCATTTTTTCCTATCTGCCTATATATATCCAAAGTTAAAAGTGGTGCTTGTGGGAATAATTCTAAATTAGTAAGGGGATATAGGTCTCTTTGGTGTATTATGGCTGTTCCTTTTGATTGAATACCTATTGATACTCCTGATCCAGACATATTAGCTGCCTCTTTACCTATGAAAGCTACATCTGAAGTCTTATTAACTCTAATTACTCTAGGTAACATTCCTTCTTCTTCAATCCCAGCCATTATTTCCTTAATGACTTTTACATGTTCCAAGTCATTGATGGTCTTCTTTATTACATTTCCAAAAGCGGGTCCAATACCTATTACCACTTCTTTTCTATTCATTCCACGCTTTGATTTCTGTATATCCCGAAAAATAGAATCATATTGCTTGTTATCTGAATCATCTTTATTTATTATAGGCGCTTTTTTGTTAAGTTCTTTTACAACTAATCTGGTAATCTGTTCAATAAGCTCATTAGTTAATTCCACTATTTCACCACCTTTATAGATCATCAAGATTAATAATATGTGGAATATCCTTTATTTCTTGCCATCTTTTACCTGATACTCTATATCCAGTACCAGGACCCATATAATCATTTTCCATATTGACAGCACTTATAACATTGAATTCATCATCCAATATTGCAGAGGTGTGTAAGTAATCACCTGTTATCCTCTGTTTCAACATATTTAATAAGCTGTCGGCTACATCTATATATGAGGCGTTATGCAGTGCTTTAACAATATCTAGTCCTGTTATACCTTTGTTCATCATATCATCAATAGCGGCAAGGTCAGCTAATATGTCTCTCTCAGGCATATCTTTACTACCATGAGCATAAGCCGCCGCTTCCACTTCTTCATCACTGATGTTAGGAAGATTCAGCTCCCTAAACACACCTTGTAAAGCTTTTGCAGCTTTTCTTCTTGTATCAACAACATCTTCTTCTTTTACTGGTCTAAGTCCACCATCAATTTTCAGATCTCTTTGAAGTACATTATAATCATCAAAATCCTCTGCATCGAAATTGGAACCAGCAAACATATTATCGTAATTAGGTGTTCCACTATAACCTGAGAATATAAAATCAGTTCCAGGTAGGAATTGCATCATTGTTCTTGCTGTTCTTCTTTGGTCAGAGTGAGTAAAACTTTGGTCATTAGAAGAAGCTACTTCTAAATCAAGCATTGCAGCAATCAAGTTCTCAGCAAGTACAGCCCTAATTCCTGATGGTACAGACGCTGGAATACCAATACAACTAACAGAACCGTTTTGTAATCCTTGAACACCAGCACCTTTTGTAACTAGAATACATCTTGTTTCAAGATAAAGCATTGATTTGCTTTCTGCATTACCCATCAACACTTCTGAACCAGTACCAGAGGTAAATCTCATTTTCAATCCTCTTGATGCATAAGCGGATGCTAAAAACGCTTTTGAATAAGGAGTATCATCACCATCAATAAATACGGATTCTGTTCCGTATACCGATATGGTTTCAGCATAAGTAGTTAATCCTCTTATCCCAAGATCAAGTTCGATAGCCTCTTCAACAGCACATTGGGTCAGTACACCTTTCCTGCCTACTTGGGCACCAATCAATAATGCTATTGCATTAAAAGGTGCATATCTGGCTACTGCTACTGTTGTCTCTTCTTCTGCGAATCCTCTAAGTGCTCCTTCTGCCGCATCAGCCGCTATCTGTACAGGATTATCTTTGAGATTGGTTATATGCGCTTGGTTTGCAGGTAACTTTCTTGCTCTCATCTTCTGCATTGCCATCATCATCTCTACTACATTAAGATGTCCAACTACTTCACAGATCTTGGCAGGAGTTAAACCTGAGATGATTTTTATGATTTCTTCCCTTTTTATATGTATATCAACTAATTTCCTAGCTATATCCAAGGAATCCATTGCCATCATTTCTTCTGTCAGCTCTATATCAATTGCGTAGTCTGCAATAAACTGGTCAATGAAGTCGAATTCTTCTCTTGATTTTCCATCCATCCTGGTTATAGTATTACTTCTAACCTCAACAGATGGTTTTGGGTCAAGAGGACTATTCATAGCAATAAATCCTTTTTCTGGCCATTCATTGATATATCCGTCTTGATTAATAGGTCTTTTGTCAAGTATTTCAAATCTTTTTGAACGCTTCATACTTAATCTCTCCTCAAGAGAAATATTATTTTAATTGCTCGATAACTCTCTTAGTTACTTCAGCAACGATTGCACTTACATCGTTATCACTTACTTGTGCATTGTCTTTAGCTGCACTACAGCTGCTTCCATCTGCTTTACAAAGATTAGCAGGATGTCTTCCTGATAAATTGAACTTGCTTCTTAGATCATATAATGTTTGAACTTGTGAATCTGATAATTCTTGTGGTCCACCAAGTTGCTTTGATGTATATAGTAATTGAGCATAGAACTCTAATGATTCCATTTTGAAATAAGCAGTCATTAGACTATCTCCATAACTTAACGCACCATGATTCTCTAATAATACTGCATCATAATTTTCCAAGTATTTTTCAACTGCATCTGGAATTTCATCAGTTGAAGGTGTTCCATATTCAGCGATTGGTACACAACCTAATGATATAACCGCTTCTGGCATGATTGGTTGAGTAAGTGGTATACCAGCTATAGCAAAACTTGTTGCATAGATTGGATGAGCATGAACAACAGATTTTACATCTGGTCTTTGCTTATATACTCTTAAGTGCATCTTTATTTCTGATGATGGCTTTAATCCTTTGTTTGCTTGTAAAACATTTCCGTTGATATCTACTTTACAAATCATATCTGGAGTCATAAAACCTTTGCTTACTCCAGTTGGTGTACATAAAAATTCATTGTCAGATATTTTTACACTAATATTACCGTCATTAGCTGCAACCATACCTCTATCATAGATTCTCCTACCAATTTCACATATTTGTTTCTTTACATCGTATTCACCTATCATATTAATCCTCCTAATAATATATTCAAAACTTCTTTGTTCTTGTTTGTTTTTCTTTTATTATCTTTGTTTAATATAATAATAACAGAACAACCAACATTAGTCAAGTATCTTTGCAACAAAAAAACAGCACAAAATTTGTATATTTGCACTGTTTTCTTGTTGGTTTTTATTTGTTTTGTTATATTTGAAGTAGATAAGTGATTATTACGCTATCCCTTCACCTACTTTTATTACATCTACCTTATTATCATGTAAAGTCTCAACCCATTTATTGGATAATTCTTTGTCAGTGACAATAATATCTAATTTATCCAGATTATAAGCTTTGATAAATGATTTTTTATCAAATTTACTGCTATCAACAGCCAATATCACCTGTTCAGAAGTTTTTATCATCTTTTTCTTTACTTCTGTTTCCAATTGATGGGGTTCCATGATTCCATGTTCAATGTTAATTGCTTTACAGCTGATTATTGTTTTATTCACATAGTATTTCTCAATGGCTGATTCTGCCCAGTGTCCTACAAACGATAAGGAAGTACTTTTTAGTGTTCCACCTGTTGAAATGACTTGAATGTTGGAATCACCTGCTAAAACCATTGGTATTTTCAATGCATTAGTTATTATGGTAATTTTTTTTCCTTTTAGGTATTTTGCAACGTATAAAGCAGTTGTACTGGAATCCATCATAATGGTATCTCCATCTTGAATTAAATCAGCCACTGCTTTTCCTATTAGGTTTTTGTCTTCTTTGTTAGTTGCTTCTCTTATGTTAATGGATATGTCTTCATTAGTGCTTTTATTAAGTACAGCTCCACCATAACTTCTTGTTATGTAGCCTTCATTTTCTAGTTTTTCAAGATCTCTTCGTATTGTCTCAAGAGTAACATTAAATTGTTTGCTGAGATCTAATACTTTTACGCTTTCTTCTTTATTAATTATCTCTAATATTGTTTTTCTTCTATCAATTGCTAACATAAAACCACCTATTCCCACCCTTTTTTATTGTTGTTTTTTCTTTTTTATTATAACATTAATAATAATAATAGCAAGAACAAATTTTTATTATGTAAAATTCAAGCAACTTTCCTAAGAAAAAAAGACCCCACGAGGGGGTCATCTAACAATTTTTATCTATATCCATCTTTCTTATCTCTTGCTTCATCCTCTATTTCATTTCTCATACTGTTCAATGATTCTTCTCTTCTATTGTTTTTCTCTTCTAGTGTTTTCTTCATTTTCTCGTCATCTGTCTCTTCAATCATTTCATTGGCCAAATGAATATTTTGAACCGTTTTATCAATATTATATTGAATTCTATCTACATTATCTCTTCTGTCATCTTGTTTATGTTCCATTTTAATGTCTCCTTCATCTATTTTATTGATATGTATGGATGATAATCTCTTACATACCTCATTTTTATTATTTCATTAACCTTTTTATAATATTCAAGAAAACTGTTTTCTCCAATTAATTATATGAGATATGAAAAAAGTATTTTTAACAATTAGTATCCCATATTTTCAGATACAGATTCAGAGGCATCATCAGTTTTTATTTTTACTGTATAGTCACCAATTTCATCAGTCACTTTATACACGTGAATATAATATTTATCTGGCTCATCAATATATATTTCTTTTGACCCTTCATCAAATATTTTTTCACCATAGATATATTCTTCAAAATTTCCTTCTTTGAATAACACCCAATTAATAGGTTTGTCTCCTTTATTAACTACATCAAAAGATATAGTACCAGCTTGTTTAACATCAATAGAGAATATGTCCTGATTATCTCTTCCGCCCATTGAAGCTTCTATTGTTGTATCTAGGTTACTTATCTCATTTGCAGTATCATAAGTGTTATTTTCTTCAATCTCCATGAAGTTGTCTTTTTTATCTTCCTTATCAGCTAAAATACTTCCTTTAATCTTGAAGTTATATAGTGAATCATCTCTTGTTGACTTATAGATTGTCAAGTTGTAGCGTCCTGATTTTTCTATGTTCACATTCTCTAAAGCTGATTCATAAATCGTACCACAACCTATTCTTGAATCTTTATTTGATTCATGAGACAACACCCAAAACAGCTTATCCTTACTTGAATTATTGAATACAATATCTATTTCTCCACTTTCTGCTGCATCAAAATAAAATACATCTATTAAATCTCTATCACCTAATTTACCATTCATCTTTACATATGAAGCTGAAATCTCAGTAGCATTCTCTGGAATGTTATTATACTCAGTTTCTTCTATTTCCCCATTTTTCAATTCCTGAACTTCAATTTTTTTAATTATAGAAGCTTTACCTCTTCTATCATCCATTATCTTTAAGGTTACAGTATATTGTCCAGGTATTTTATATTTATGTGATGGATTAACTTCTTCACTTGTTTCTCCATCTCCGAAATCCCACTCGTAAGCTACTATTTTACCATCCGCATCTAAGGAAGAAGTACTGTCAAAATCAATTATTGTATCCTCTACAATTCTGTCAGGGCATTCAAATACAGCTATTGGTAATATATTAGGAATAAAATCCTTATCTCCTTGTTTGCCATAAAATACTATATCATATTCCACATTATTAGATGAATTAACTCTATAGTTTGTAAAATAACATGTAAGTGTCTTGTATCCTTCCCAATTATTATTTTCTGCTATTTGATTTAGCATATCATTGGCTTTTTTATCCATTGCTTGCCAATCATTACATTCATCAATTGATTTATCCCCTATAAATGAACCTTTTACTGTGAATGAATCAAAAAACTGTGAAGAATTTTCTTCTACCTTGATATCAATTAAGCCAGTTGAGTCCTTGATATCCTTTTGTATACTCTCAATATCTTTATATTCATATTCATTCAAATAATCATCAGATACTAATGGTGTAGTCAAGTCATCGTAACTGTCAGTTAACTCCTGCATGTATTCTTGATAATTATTATTTAATTCATCATTATTACTCAATGACTCAATATACTTATCATATCCCTCTACGTCACTATTTTTAATATATTCATTCAAATTGACAAAGGTTTCAAAGCTATTACCGTATATATAGCTATCAAACATAAATGCATAGCTGTAAAATTCAAATGATCCATATCTTGAATGAAGAGTTTTGGATACTGAATATCTTCCAGATGGCTCTTGA
The window above is part of the Vallitalea guaymasensis genome. Proteins encoded here:
- a CDS encoding diol dehydratase reactivase subunit alpha, encoding MKYIAGVDIGNSTTEVCIGLINDRGMLKFLASANVETTGTKGTPSNVEGIKNALVIAMDRVHKKMGDLSVIRINEAAPVIGDTAMETITETIITESTMIGHNPDTPAGAGIGTGYIYPVEEIDKLPHNRSYICLISNDMGYEQAAEKINRLMEVYEISAVVVQEDEAVLIYNRLNKKIPIVDEVKYIDKIEIGMKAAVEVAPEGHTITSLSNPYGIASIFQLSAEETRHVVPIAKSFVGSRSAIFIRTPKGSVKEQSIKAGELTIHGEESEEKVKVDLGADEIMKSCNKAAPIVDIDGESGTNIGIMIDGIKKNMHELTGQEGTVKIQDILAVDTLIPVDVKGALAGEVSMENAVGIAAMVKTEHLPMEKIARRLQDETGVYVKIAGVEAVMASLGAWTTPGTELPLAILDLGGGSTDAAILDENGLVKSVHLAGAGQLITLLINTELGLNDLALCEHIKRNPLAKVESLFHIRMENKEIKFFDKPLSPKLFGKVVVMDEEKMIPINSSITMEKIVDIRKSIKKKVFVQNAVRALTQIAPDNQIRNIPNIVLVGGSALDFEIPDLILNELSKYKIVSGRGNIRNCEGPRNAVATGLLMSYKGQGKVL
- a CDS encoding diol dehydratase small subunit, whose protein sequence is MKVMVKYPLPKDKVRSYTGKKLDSINMESVLDGTVTPEDIKISKETLKMQGEIAYSSGKKQLQQNFNRASELTKVEDELILEIYDKLRPNRATKNELLDYANTLENKYSAVMCADFIRDAVKVYERRGILKKG
- a CDS encoding propanediol/glycerol family dehydratase medium subunit, whose amino-acid sequence is MELTNELIEQITRLVVKELNKKAPIINKDDSDNKQYDSIFRDIQKSKRGMNRKEVVIGIGPAFGNVIKKTINDLEHVKVIKEIMAGIEEEGMLPRVIRVNKTSDVAFIGKEAANMSGSGVSIGIQSKGTAIIHQRDLYPLTNLELFPQAPLLTLDIYRQIGKNAARYAKGVQVKPIESKNDFTVRAKYQVKAALMHTRETEFVVTAKNSVDIGLI
- a CDS encoding propanediol/glycerol family dehydratase large subunit — protein: MKRSKRFEILDKRPINQDGYINEWPEKGFIAMNSPLDPKPSVEVRSNTITRMDGKSREEFDFIDQFIADYAIDIELTEEMMAMDSLDIARKLVDIHIKREEIIKIISGLTPAKICEVVGHLNVVEMMMAMQKMRARKLPANQAHITNLKDNPVQIAADAAEGALRGFAEEETTVAVARYAPFNAIALLIGAQVGRKGVLTQCAVEEAIELDLGIRGLTTYAETISVYGTESVFIDGDDTPYSKAFLASAYASRGLKMRFTSGTGSEVLMGNAESKSMLYLETRCILVTKGAGVQGLQNGSVSCIGIPASVPSGIRAVLAENLIAAMLDLEVASSNDQSFTHSDQRRTARTMMQFLPGTDFIFSGYSGTPNYDNMFAGSNFDAEDFDDYNVLQRDLKIDGGLRPVKEEDVVDTRRKAAKALQGVFRELNLPNISDEEVEAAAYAHGSKDMPERDILADLAAIDDMMNKGITGLDIVKALHNASYIDVADSLLNMLKQRITGDYLHTSAILDDEFNVISAVNMENDYMGPGTGYRVSGKRWQEIKDIPHIINLDDL
- a CDS encoding class II aldolase/adducin family protein encodes the protein MIGEYDVKKQICEIGRRIYDRGMVAANDGNISVKISDNEFLCTPTGVSKGFMTPDMICKVDINGNVLQANKGLKPSSEIKMHLRVYKQRPDVKSVVHAHPIYATSFAIAGIPLTQPIMPEAVISLGCVPIAEYGTPSTDEIPDAVEKYLENYDAVLLENHGALSYGDSLMTAYFKMESLEFYAQLLYTSKQLGGPQELSDSQVQTLYDLRSKFNLSGRHPANLCKADGSSCSAAKDNAQVSDNDVSAIVAEVTKRVIEQLK
- a CDS encoding DeoR/GlpR family DNA-binding transcription regulator, whose protein sequence is MLAIDRRKTILEIINKEESVKVLDLSKQFNVTLETIRRDLEKLENEGYITRSYGGAVLNKSTNEDISINIREATNKEDKNLIGKAVADLIQDGDTIMMDSSTTALYVAKYLKGKKITIITNALKIPMVLAGDSNIQVISTGGTLKSTSLSFVGHWAESAIEKYYVNKTIISCKAINIEHGIMEPHQLETEVKKKMIKTSEQVILAVDSSKFDKKSFIKAYNLDKLDIIVTDKELSNKWVETLHDNKVDVIKVGEGIA
- the tlp gene encoding small acid-soluble spore protein Tlp, coding for MEHKQDDRRDNVDRIQYNIDKTVQNIHLANEMIEETDDEKMKKTLEEKNNRREESLNSMRNEIEDEARDKKDGYR
- a CDS encoding collagenase — encoded protein: MNYVNKRVVVLFLAIFMLIYPMKGVYASNNENTATKENEDKYYMSYLNTLSHKELIEVLETIKWSDMPELFEFNEDIHEFYKDKERVQAVIDALKEKGASYTASDMKGIRTLVEVLRSGTYVAYYNAKDDLKYLNEEDFDNDCISAMLAIQANENFGLGTSVQNEIIVALGKLISNTSCNTELVNNSVKVIDQYNNNVKDYMNDRSKTTALHELMNGILKAIKRDVRLERDIKKTEWYGNIDDYINSFKKIALLEDIDENSTWLVNNCIYQIAEYGRFHSDSRVNLKILTDAMNIYPDLSEPYLVAAKGISNNYGSKDYNDKTVDYNKVKEDGIDHYLPNTYTFDDGKMIIKAGDKVTEEKIKRLYWASKEVKAQFFRVSGSDEALEPGNADDILTIVIYNSPREYKVNWDLYGYSTDNGGIYIENIGTFFTYERTPQESIYSLEELFRHEFTHYLQARYIVPGLFNQTEMHKKDRLTWFSEGGAEFFAGSTRTSSVLPRKSMIRGLPQEPSGRYSVSKTLHSRYGSFEFYSYAFMFDSYIYGNSFETFVNLNEYIKNSDVEGYDKYIESLSNNDELNNNYQEYMQELTDSYDDLTTPLVSDDYLNEYEYKDIESIQKDIKDSTGLIDIKVEENSSQFFDSFTVKGSFIGDKSIDECNDWQAMDKKANDMLNQIAENNNWEGYKTLTCYFTNYRVNSSNNVEYDIVFYGKQGDKDFIPNILPIAVFECPDRIVEDTIIDFDSTSSLDADGKIVAYEWDFGDGETSEEVNPSHKYKIPGQYTVTLKIMDDRRGKASIIKKIEVQELKNGEIEETEYNNIPENATEISASYVKMNGKLGDRDLIDVFYFDAAESGEIDIVFNNSSKDKLFWVLSHESNKDSRIGCGTIYESALENVNIEKSGRYNLTIYKSTRDDSLYNFKIKGSILADKEDKKDNFMEIEENNTYDTANEISNLDTTIEASMGGRDNQDIFSIDVKQAGTISFDVVNKGDKPINWVLFKEGNFEEYIYGEKIFDEGSKEIYIDEPDKYYIHVYKVTDEIGDYTVKIKTDDASESVSENMGY